Sequence from the Phragmites australis chromosome 6, lpPhrAust1.1, whole genome shotgun sequence genome:
ggaaataaatgcagtggctggtgggagatgatcgtcctagtgcgagaaagatgggtgcaccagggtttagacaggttcaggccgcacgggggcgtaacaccctactcctgtgtgagtgttatatctgtccttgaagggaattcttcaaggatgtatctggttacaagagagagccacttactgagagcttgaggctctcgtgttctagcttggcttgagctggttcgagcgtctgcgtcctcttcttcacacaccttttacgtgttctccatcctttccttttataggcgcgccggcctcgacatatcctgaatgggaaagaggggatgcgaatgctaaggtgccacggagaaaggcgtcatcattccgttttggcgaagtgacaggggcggtggaaaaatgcggcgcgcatctgaccacccgccactgtggatgccctcgggcgccattaagggggcccaccgggcagcctcagaggtgcccggtgcgcccaccctgtcttgttcttctgccagggcagggtggcaggcggagcgcttcgattctggcaacgttatcccaaggcactcggatgaaacgggacgggacccgtgcatttaatggacccacgcccccctgctagtgcatggtagggtctgacactggggcgtgggcagctgagaatgtcaggatgtcaggccgcgcgtgcctattaaatgcggtattgggcccttgactggctgacaccccgacgatgggacccttcgagtcgtcggacgatcttgcgcgaaccttcggggaaccgagtcctcgggggctgccacgtgcagccccgaggactctctcccgagcacttgggcgagaccttcggggaaccgagtcctcgggggctgccacgtgcagccccgagcactctctcccgagcacttgggcgagaccttcggggaatggagtcctcgggggctgccacgtgcagccccgagcactctctcccgagcacttgggtgagaccttcggggaacggagtcctcgggggctgccacgtgcagccccgagcactctctcccgagcacttgggtgagaccttcggggaacggagtcctcgggggctgccacgtgcagccccgagcactctctcccgagcacttgggtgagaccctcggggaaccgagtcctcgggggctgccacgtgcagccccgagcactctctcctgagcacttgggtgagaccttcggggaacggagtcctcaggggctgccacgtgcagccccgagcactctctcccgagcacttgggtgagaccttcggggaaccgagtcctcgggggctgccacgtgcagccccgagcactctctcccgagcacttgggtgagaccttcggggaaccgagtcctcgggggctgccacgtgcagccccgagcactctctcccgagcacttccttcccgatATTTGGgttctgcggatcatcggggaactggggtgctcggggaccagaggcggcggccccgagcaccttctcccgggacttagcttcttcttatcttgcagggtggtgacatgtggcggatggccggtctggtctcgggacttagggacccctggttccgaatacaccgacactAGGAGATCACTATTAATCTCCTAATCATCCCATAACTGCTATATGCCTACTATTATCTTACATAATATTATATATCACTATATACAATAGTGTCTCTCTAGGCATAATACTCAAGAAAATCAGCTATCTATATGTTCTATATATGAGTTAAATTCCTATAGGATTTCTCttatatatagaaattttaCGGGAAGCAACGAGATGGAAGAAATTTGTTTAGTGGGAAGCTGTACCAcaaatacaatttttttggcaaaattagGTGGATACCACCACAAAAGTGACCATCGGCGTGAGGATAACATGTGGGCCCAGTATTTTTCaacttttgtgatttttgtgagGGTACCCAGCAAATTGCTCCTTTTTTTGGAGCAAATATATTTCCATACTCTAAAATATGGAAATACTATTACTATCTCTGGACGCGATACATTAATTGTGGATTTGGATTGAACCATAATTATTCTCCTTATGTGTACATACTTAGTGATCATGAATACACTCTTGTGTCCTAATTCAACTCGTACCTTACTCAGTTAAAAAGACATCAgtctaaatggtttcatatgCCAAACTGAGAATGGTGATGATATTTATTTCTCATCTAATCCAACGGATATGACAAGCAAATGCTTGAGAAAATTTCTTCCTTATCATCTTCATTGTACCATACATACATCAATTCCATAACACATGTTGTGTGTACAATAATTTTTCTGcatcttgataaattcaagatttGACATACTTGCCTTGGCCATCCTAATTTAGggatgatgaagaaaaattTATTGTCAATTCGGTTGGCCACAACATAAAATGTTgtaaataattttcaaaatcaattttGAGGCCCTCTTGTGGCATAAGTGTGCACCTCTTGGGCCATACATCTTCTGTCATTTCATTAGACGTTCTTGTTGGATTTGAAAGCGCATCGGATTACTTACCTTCTACAACCTTCTCTCTTTGAATTcatcaaattaattttaaggctctcttaccttaaaattaaacatgagCAATTTAATTTCCTTGACCACTTTCAAGGAAAAATATGTGATCTCATTTAGCCATTATCTAGACCATTTACGACACTTTATAGTACTCTACGAAGCAACTACAATATGGCCATATGTGTATCTACCCTCACTGATAAACAATGCTTGTGCCAAATTAATCGCTCCAATTATCAAATTAAGAGCAAAATATCCTGGACACGGGATAAACTCCATTCGAATGGATAATGCCATGAAATTTCCTTCACATATATTCAATACCTCTTATGTGTCTCTAGGAATCAATATATAGCATTATATACCTTATATCTATACTCAAATGGTCTCTTTGAATATCTTTTCAAGAGAGTTAAATTAATTGTATGATCACTCCTGACATAATTGAAATTTACCAACCTCCTATTGGAATAATGTGTTATTACACGTATCAACCTCTTGTTGGACTCATGTGTTATTACACACTACGAATTTGATCCAAATCCGACCAACTGCTTATCATACAATTTCCCCCATTGCGGTCAGTACATGGAAATCAACCAAGTCCAAGTATTTCCCATCTACAAAAATTGGTTGCTCTCTACATACTGATATCACCATCGCAGCGTACATCTATGGGTCCTCACAAGAAATTGGGGATCTAAGTGAGGTATAAATCTCTGTCAATGCTATAATACCTTGAAACCCTAACAGGAGACTGAGCTAGAGCCTGGTAcattgattatattttgataaggacaATTATTCCGGCATTAGAGGGAGATAGGTACCACAAACAATGCCTTCAGTCATTAGTTCCACGTACTAAAGAAtctaaacaaaaatataaaagaatTATAAATTTCCAACactttgcaaatactttgtcaATTGCATTTACTAATCACAATTGTGTCACTAATCTCTACGACTGATCACAATTGTGTCACTAATCTCTACGACCAATGCACAGAGTGGAGGTACCTTATAAAACCATTCATCTCCCAAAtgaaaataagagggggagaaatcTGAGCACAAATAATGCTTCTTAAGCTATCGAAAAAGCAAATGAAGATATCTTCTAAATCTATAAATGAATTCCAGCCTCTTATTGAAAGACTCCTAATGGATGCTCTACATCCAATACCCAGCAAAAATGTGCGCACAAACTTATATGAAGGGACATCAGAACACCCTGACTCTATTGTTGTGGAAAATCACGAGGAGTTAGAAGGGTTAATGAAATatccacaaactatattgattctccTGAATCATACaatagaaagactacaattttCGACATATATATTTCTCCTAAAAAATTGTCAAAGACCTTCAACTCGATCCAGGCTAAAGTCCATGGCCATGGCTGAGTGCCTCTAGCGCACAGACTTGACCAAATACAAGGAAGCAATTGAGGTACAATTGCACTCCCTTAACAAAAGAGATGTATTTACCTTTATAATGTCTACTCTTTATTAAGACTTCCCATTAGAAGCAAAATGGGTCATTTACCTCTATAATACATACTCTTCATTAAGACTTTTCACTGGAAGCAAAATAGGTCTATTCATTTGAAAGAATGAGATGGTGAGATACAAAACGAATcatgtagcacaagggttcatgcAGATACCTGATATCGATTTTCCATGATAACATACTCTCTAGTTATGTGTGAAATTAAGTTCCGATAtctaatatttttatagtaTAAATGGATTTATCCATGCAGTTGATGTAGTAATCGCATACTCTTATTGGTCACTAGATTCGGATATCTATATGAAGGTCCCTGAAGGGtttaaaatccaaattcaaaagcAAATTACGACATGTATTATAAAACTAAAAAGTATCTCTATGACTTAAATCAATCAAATAAGATATGGTACAACTGACTAAGTGAGTTTCTTCTACTAAAGGGTTACTCAAATGATGATTGCTCATGTTTGTTCATTAAGAAATCCCTcattggattttgtatcatctcagtaTATGTTGACAACCTTAATATTATTGGAACCACACAAGATATAAAAGAAGTTAGTAATCAACTAAAGACAAGGTTTGAGATGAAAGACTTGGGTAAAGCCAATTTTTTTGCTTAAGTATATAACTTGAGCACATTCAATCAGAAATCCCATCTAAAGCATATATGTTCATTTGATCCCTTAGTATGGATAAACATCCATTCAGACAGAGAGGTGATGATGTGGTGATATTGGACCTAAAGTTCCGTATCGTAATATGATTAGAGCACTCggatatcttgcaaattgcaccataTCCAAATTTATATTTGCAGCCGAGTAATTAGCTAGATACAATATAGCTCTAACAAAAGGATATATGATTGACTTATGAAATATCCTTAGATATATCCAATGTACAAAGGATCATAATTTATTCTATCAGAATATCAAGACATGGTCATGGTAAGATATACCGATGCTGATTTATTGTCCGACCGGTTCCATTTTCCTACATGGTAGTACAGCCTTATGATGAAAGTCGTCAAAAGCGAACTCTAGGTGCTACTTCTAATGATCATTCTGAACATTATATGCAGCATCACATGTGTGTATTGCTTCACAAAATGATTAATCTTATTCTAGGATCATGTGGTATATATTCATCAGAATATTCCACAATTATCTACCCAGATAATACTGCTTGTATTGCTTAAATACATACATTTTATAAAAGTGTAATAATTGCTACAAAATATCTTGCAAACAAAGTCTTGTGAAAATCTAGTAGATTTATTCACCAAGTTATTGCCCAATTCAATATTCTAGAAATGTATTCGTGAAATTGGTATGTAAAGTCTTCAAAAATTGCAGAGTTCGGGAGGAATCAATCCTTATTTTATAACATGTTTATGATTACCAAATCATATCTATGTTGCACTCTTTTTctctttatgagttttactctttgattttctcatataaggtttttaataaaACAATATcaatacaaacatatatatcaTATCATTTTCTACTAAATTTTTTCACTAGGTTTTAAGAGCTATTCAATGACATATTACAATCAATCTTTTTCTCATCATACTTTTCCCATAAGAATTTTTAAGAAGTTCTTCATTGATCAATATACAGATGATGAATCAATCAAGAGGAAATGATGCAGTTGATCCCTTCCGAAAGAAAACCGCCACCGGCGGTTATCTTTTCGTCTGTTGAGAAAGGATATCTCCCAGCATGTCCTATTTATACAGACAACATGTCCTATTCATCCTGTATAAATAGAAATCAACCGAAGTTCACTCTGTACTGCTTTGTTCATTCGAGTTCAACACAGATCACAATTCGATGTACCGCACGGAGACGCGGACGCGTGGAAACAAAGATAACGACCGGAGGAATCACCAATCACCAGCGCTGAGGACGAATGTCTCCAACACGACACAACGGATGATGCACGTCGTATTCTTTTACGTGTCAGCGAAAGCGGATTGGATAAGATGAAAAGGCGCGACCAGAGCAACGAGAACATGCACGCACGCCAGAAagcggagcggcggcggcggcggcgggacaACACGATTGCACAGAAGAGAAAGGGGGCGACACATGAGCTGCAGCGAAGAAGCAAAAAGCTTCTGGAGCCTGCTCACCTCTGGCTTGTCATTTGCGTTCTGTGGCCTGTGGTGCTTCACCATGGGCTTTATAGCTTTACATCCATTCGACAGGAACCACCTGACAGGTCAGGTGAAATGACATGAGAGGCTGTTCGCCGTGAGTACCAGAGCCGTGAGGCGAGCGATGGTCTGGACTTCTGGTGTAATTGGGGTTAGGGGCGATGTCCGTGAGAAGTCCTAGTCCTGCTGCTTGTCCTGCACCATCTTCTTGCGCATCTCCTTCGCCGCGTTGAAGATGCCGAGTGTAGGTTTGTTGAAGACAAAgcacttcttgttcttcgaatGATGCTGGAAATGAAAACATTCAAATTGTCAGAACTTCCGCTACCACGGAAAAATGGAAATAAAATGACACAGGCTCCTGTCAATCAAAAAAGATTATTTGCCAAAATCAGACACGCAGTGGTAAACTAGTTGTGCAAAGAGGATATCAGGTAGCAAGCCCATATGAAGCACAGAGCATAATCACTAGAACCAAATTCACTTATGCAATGCTTTGAAATTACAATGTGCAGTTGTGCACCACAGTGTTGAAAAGGTCAAGTTTTCAATTGGGAAATGtttataaaaggaaaaaaatctaaTTCACCATCCTATTCTTAATCTTCAGCTATAATCCATTCACAGTAGGGAATTCTCAAATCCATACATCTATGGTGCACCAACCTACTTCATATAACTCCTGGCAAGAAGTTTTATTGCCACACTATTAATAGCTTAATACACAAGGTAGCTGAAAAAACCATGcacttttttttacaaaattcaggAAAACTAACATTTCCCAAAAATGTGAAGTCATTAACATATATGTATACCAACAATATACATTTCATTAAAAATGCTTAAATCTGCTTGCAGTAACCTATGATAATTGACAATACAAATAAAAGCAAAGGGGCAGATGCTTCTCCAATTGTGGCCACGTAAGAACAggaaacaagaacaagatagTGATCAACACTGTCAGCGAACAGTTAAATTAATCAGAGGAGCACACTATACCATTACACTTGAAGAATAAAAGATAAAGTGGTATGAAGTTGGGAGTAGACCACTATAACTTCTATTCTTCTGTGATGCTATATCAACTATCTGTCCTTGCAATACTGCCATGTTGAGCATGTAAAAAACTATGGGCATGTTTGGTTCACAACTAAATTTGCCACGCCTAACCTTAGGTGGTTACCTCACTTGTGGCTTGCCTAACTTTGTGGCAAAAGCAATCTATTTGGTTTTTTAGCCACGACTAAGGTTAGATGTGGCAAATTTCATGTAGTAGCTGTTTGGATGACTACCACGAATGTTTGGCAAAAGTTTATGGTGGGTGTTTGGTTTGCCACCAAAAGTGGTTATTATGATCACATAATTCTATTGAATGGTGAGATTACCCTCTCTCGGTTTAAGAAGTgatttgtcacatcccaaaattcaTGTACATGTCATTGAACATTCATGAGTATCATGTCATTGAACATTCAAAACACTAAACTACAGTGTCTGTTGTGATGCAGTCTTGTAATAGCATCCTTTTCTGAATGCACTGAGGCTCGACATCATGTTTCAACTTGAGGGTCAAAATTTGTTCAAAAGTCTAGCTTAAATAAACTAGTGCATATTGAGAAAAGACCGATATGCATTTATGAGCACATGACTAAAAATGTTTCATGTGTGCATGCATGGCACTCTACTTAGCATTCTCATTTGAACAATAAGCCCAATGTGCAACCATATAAAAAATAGgaataacattttacaataAATCATATATCAAAGATCAACTTGGTTTTTGTTGCCATTCCAAATATAGTTCATAAAAGAGGTTTCTGCAAAAACTGTTGCAGCAGGTGGTGTTTGCACCAGCAAAAGAAATTACCTGTATGATATGCAGAACTATGTTTATGACCACATTTTCCTTTTCgctatttataattttttcaggATGGGGTAAATTCACAGATTCTGTGTTGATTTCATAACATTTGCGCAAGTAGAAGGCCCATACGTGGACTCGTGATTCAACAGTTCAATTTGGTAGGAGTAATGAACTTGGTTGCATTGTTGTGAAGAGTCCGAAGAAGCAAGGGCATTATTTGGTGGTACATCCAGTACACCAAATATCAATCATCAATCTATAGACTATAGAGATGCAATTCATGATGATGAAGAGCATTTCGCCTTCTTACGGAGTTATCTACATGCCTTTATCACCTCTAGAGTGCCGTAACTGGGAAAAAAACAGACGGATtcctctcaaaagaaaaaggcaGGAAATAAGGATTTCCGTATTCCGAGAGGGGGATGAATTTTAAGAGAATTGCTAAATCTCTTCGATCTCCCTAGATGATCGCCCTCGATTGACATGAGAGATTCATGGTTAGACAATACAACCACGCCTTGATAGGCCAAGTCGAACCGTGCCCTCGATTGACCATACCCACCATCACTGTCGGGTTGGTGTTTGGATCCAGATTAGGGTCGGAATTCACCGGAGGGAAGGGTGTGGGTGGCGAATGTCACCAGCTCAAGATCGTAAGAGAGCGGTGGGCGGGAACATATTGTCTGCAGCACTGAAAGAACATGAACaggaagagagaaaagaatacaGGTAGCCCAAGCAGCATGCTTTGTCCCACTAAATTTCAGTTAATTTGTGTCCCACAAGCGCTGGTAATAGTTATTTTCCATCTATTGAGGAACTTGGTGTCGTGTTGAAGCGGAAAACCCGCTTTATATGTTAAGCCATAGCCAACAGCTAGCAGTCTTCTTCACTGGCTAGCCATCCCCTCCCTTGTTTTCCTCGTCCCAATCCACCAGGATTGCTAATTATccagctcaaaaaaaaaaaaaggactgaTAATTGTCACCTTGTCAGAATCAGTGCAACCTTTTCCCATCAACGAGACAAGGAAAAACTGTTTTCACGCATCAACTCGTCAAGAAGCTGGGCAATCTTTCTAATTGTAAACACATGGTCGGTTTATTAGAAAAACATCAGATTAAAAATGTCCCTTGCATCTATCGGAACAAAAATGTTTCCTACACAAGAAAAGAATCAACGGAACAGTTTTTGGCAGCAGTTGCTACATGAGCGATAAATCGGGAAGCAACCCCTCCCCGCTTGCAGGATAATAATAGCCTCAAGCAGGGCAAACATTTAATCAGACGACGCGAGCCGACACCTGTCTTATCCTGATTTATCAGGGTGAAATTGCACCACTATGCATGTAATGTTGTCGGCGCTGCCTCGAGAGTAGGCAATCTCCGTCAGCTTCCGAGCTGCGGACTCGGGCATGTCTTCGGATTTCCCGAGGGAAACAGCTTCCTTTGTTGAGAAAATCATTAACAACACGGTAGTGAGATAGCTATAGAGTTAAGCAAAAACACTAAGGTGctgtttgtttttatttgattatggattctagCCTCAAAAGCAAAAGCGAAAACAAACGGTCACAATATAAAAGTTAATTCTCACAATACACAAATCAAGTTGTACTACAAAATCTTATAATCCACAATCTGATAGAAAGAGCTTTTACGGATTCTACAGATCGGACGGGATTATCACAatctaaagctaaaacaaacatgttCTAATATGACTGACACAGATGAATAGCAATACACACCATTTCGAGCAATACGAAAGGAAGACAATATAGTCACGCTTTGATTCAATATCACATAAACAACAACTGTTCGCTTAAAAGAATTCGACTGTTTTCAGGGTAAGACTGCAGAACATGGTAATAGAATTATTACCTCATTTTCCACAACATCCCAAAGCCCATCACTAGCAAGAACCAGGCATTCCAATTCCCCGTTGACCTGTTCTTCCTGCAGTTTGTTAGAGAATATTTCACTAATTACCAACGGTCCAAAGCTACATTTGAAGTTTTATAGATGGACCAATAAATTTGAAAAAGTTGCATTCAAGTTACGAATATGTTCGATGTTGGTAGGAAGGCCATAGTAATCTACTGAGGGATCAGCAATAGTTAATATTGTTTCCTTTGGATGAATGATCTAGCTTGGTGCACTTCCAATGCCGAATTAGATAAATAAACTGGAAATGAAATtaaaatttcagatttgaagttATACAAAGGGCAggttttttttcactttttcagCATTCATACAGTAGGAaaaaacaagtaaaaaaaactGGCTTTCATCTAACATAAGTTCGACTATAAAAATATCAGGACTTGAAATCTTGGAATAACTCAATTTCAACTAGATACCTGAATTTCAGGTTCTGCCACCACAAATGGCTTTAGTAGACGATTGCCAAATGCACGGGACATTGCCAGTACACCACCTACCCTCCAAGTACCTTGGCAAATGCCACATCAAGAAGGTGGTACGGTTATCattcaaaaaacaaacaaaatgaGAACAAAGTAGAGATGAGATAAGTTGTTCCACGAATATAACAAATAACACTAAAACGAGTGTATGGCGACCTATCACATTCAAAATTCGAGGAAGTGAGAAGGCTAACAATGAATACCAACCACAAAGCCTTTTGCTACCTGTCTTAACTTGTGCAGATGAAAGTAAACTATGGCAATGTGCTAAAGATTGAAGAGCATATGCTTACCAGCCCAAATAACAATGCCACCGGCATTTTCAATTCTCTTTCGCTCATCAGTCCTGTTAGGTTTGTGATCTTCTGAGAGTGCCATAGCTAGAAAAACGAATAGATGAATTTAAGGCAAGGAATCAAAGAACAAAAACTGAATGAGAAACGATATCAAACCAAACTCTTGTATACAGTTATGTAGAGTGATCGGGGACTTAACCAAGCAAGGtagaatatgataaaaaaaaggtTAGATTATCTAGATATCATGTTGATATGATGTCGAGAATGCTGTGAAAATTTTGTTGGTGAACTTTGATTTCAGACCAGATATCCGGTCAAGAAAGTGACAGGAAGTAACTATGGTATCTTGTATTGAAGAATTTCATAAATAACTAATCATAacagactttttttttttcttcaaacacTCGCTGCAGCAATCTCCAAAGAGAGTTGTTATTTACAATATAATTAAAACATTGGTTATTTTTTAAACGACAATAGCACTATACATTACTAGAGGTTAACTACTAGTAAATATTTGATCTTTGAGAAGAAGATGGTAATTTGGGTCCAACAAGTTACTTAGAAATCCTACATCCAGTATGCAATACCTTTGCCAGCTTTTGAAATAACAGCACGCGAATCACCAACATTTGCAACATATAGATGGTCACCCACCAAAACTGCAGTCGAAGCTGTCGAGCCATCATCCCTGAAGGCATTGGATTCTGATTCCAAGAAATCTGTATCTGTTTTCTGATACGTTTCACctattttttgtcaaaaaaaaattgaagtttaGAAGATAAACATTTGCAGTACTGACAAGAATGTCGACACGAAGAATGTACAGTGAAACCCCAAAGAGAAAGTACTTATAGCAAGCTTCGTATCCGTCAAGAACTTGGGGTGCTTCATAAGGTTTTCGAACAAGTGTTCCCTCAAATACTCAGCAGCACGTGATCCTCCATGACCTGATGCACCAGAtcttcaaaagaaaaacatggtGGGAAAGGAATCGCAGAAGTAACAGTGCAAGATTGGAGACCATACCATCAAAAACACCAAACAGGCTAACAGCATGTCCATCAATTTCAGTTAGTTTGACATCATAGAAATCTTCCATAGTAGCTCTCTTCCCTCTAAAACTTGAATATCCACATCTCAGGTTGCCATCTTCTCTGTCACAGTTTATTTTACATTATGTTAGGCATCGTGTCAAATACCCATCTTCAGAAAACGAGAAC
This genomic interval carries:
- the LOC133922333 gene encoding probable protein phosphatase 2C member 13, mitochondrial, yielding MVCIGSLLRALVLRAGASAGRRRGPRVLCGRAADVRVTPRHGWRGFRAVAGAGGRMILDSSDSAAAAAAEAGAGAAQVQPQPQRRSAGALPQAHDGGYASGGWEREDGNLRCGYSSFRGKRATMEDFYDVKLTEIDGHAVSLFGVFDGHGGSRAAEYLREHLFENLMKHPKFLTDTKLAISETYQKTDTDFLESESNAFRDDGSTASTAVLVGDHLYVANVGDSRAVISKAGKAMALSEDHKPNRTDERKRIENAGGIVIWAGTWRVGGVLAMSRAFGNRLLKPFVVAEPEIQEEQVNGELECLVLASDGLWDVVENEEAVSLGKSEDMPESAARKLTEIAYSRGSADNITCIVVQFHPDKSG